The stretch of DNA CCTTGAAGGCGCGCAGCTTGTTCTGCTGCCTTCGATTGATGCGCTGCTGCGTGGAGAGCTTCTCCCGTACACTGGGATCGGGCAGATGCTTGATGCGCGCCTTGAGCGTGTCGTACAGCCGCACCGaattctgcagctgcttggacatattctgcagctgcacatTGAGGCGAATGTTGCGCTTGAGCAGCGCCTGGATCTTGCGTATGAGCTCGTAGCGGCGGGGATCCTTGCCGATCATCACGCGCCAGCGATGGATGCGCAGCGGAATGGCCATTTCCGCTGTGCAGGCCGAGATGCGCAGacgctcctgcagcagctgccgctccagTCGCACCACATCCTGGCGCATGGTGGCCCTGTTGCCCACCTCCCGCTGCATGCACTGGTGGGACATGCGCACGTTGACGATCTCCATTTTGAGCAGACGAATGTCCTCCAGCCGCTGATTGTACTGCGATGTGCCTCGGTCGAGGGCCGTCTGCATGATGGCCTCCTTCTcgcgcagcagccgcacctcGTCGTTGCGTCGCACCATCTGCAGACCCACGAGGCTCTTCTCCTTGGACACCTCCTCCAGCGTGCAGGAGATCTGCTTGAAGCgcttctcatcctcatcgatCGTGTGCTGTGACTGCTCGAAACGGATCTTCATCTCGCGCAGATCATCGCGcgtgctggccagcagccgcTCCTTTGCGTGGATCtcgttctgcttctgcttgatGGTGCTGTTCAGCTGATCAATGTCCTTGTGCAGCGCGGAGATGTCCTTCTCGTTCATGGCCACCGTGCTGGATAGCTGATTGATCTGATGCGTCAGCCGGGTCACAGTGCTCTGCAATATCTGACGATCGCGCGAGCACAGATCCATCGTTTTGAGCAGCATCACACGCTCCGAGTGTGCAATCTCCATTTGCTTCTTGGCATTCATGAAGTCCTGATGCttgcgctgcagctcctcctggaTCAGCTCCAGTCGCTCGGTTTTGATCTGCAGTGACTCTAAGGGAGGAAAATTACgcaatcatcatcagcaatCACACATCTCTGTCTCACCTTCTATTTTCTCGATCTTCTTGTGCGCTTCATTGAGCTCCACAGCGACTTCTCGCTTCTCCCTGGCAATCCTCTGCACGTCTAGCTCCTTCTCGTCCAGCTTCTTGTTGACCCGCGTGAGATCCACGTTCACATCTTGAATTTGAGTGCGCAGAGcggccatgccatgccgtaGACCCGCAGCCACATCATTAACACGAACAATCTCCAGTTGCAGCTTACCGCGTGTGCGCACGATGTCATCCTTCTGGTGTGTGACCTCTTCCAGCTTGACCATGGTCATTGCCTGCTTCTTCTCCAGAGCTTTGATCTCGTTGCtgcagagagaggaagaatCATTGGGGAGGCATCCTTAATAGAGGTGGAAGACTCACTCCTTAACTATAATCTGATCACTCAAGTCGGAGTTCTTTTTGGACAGCTGAATGAAGCGACGTTCCAGCAGCACCGCATCATCGACTTTCTTCTTCAGTTCGCGATCAATGTTGCGCCGATAGGCCTCCAAATCGTCGTTGTCCCGACGCAGCGCACTGTTCATGTCCTCGGAGATCTTGAGGTTCAACACCAATCGATTTTTTTCCTCCTGCTTGTGATGGAATGTCCTGGACACGGTGTAGTTTTCGCGGGAGAGATGCTCATTGGCCAGCTTGAGTCTCTCGTTCATGGCCATCACTTCgagcttttccttttcgctcAGCTGCAATGCGCGTAGACTCTGCTGGGCTGCATCCAGCTCCTTGCGCATTAACATGACTCTCTCCTCGTAGATCTCGATGTCCTTGCGATGCTTGTGCTGCGCCTTGTAGCCCTCGGCCTCCAGCACCTTGAGGCGCATCTGCTGCCCAGAGATGGTCTCGCGCAGCGACTGAATTACCGAGTCCAGTGTCTCCGAGTAGATGCGATTCAGCTCCAGTCGCTTCTGATAGTCTTTCAGCTCCCCAGCCACACGATCGCGTTCCCTGTAGACCATGCCACGTATGCGCGTCTCCTGCCTGCAAAACGAACAATGAGAATCTTTAGGAGACAGCAAACTCTTCTTGGATATGCAAGGGCTAAACCTACTGACTGATATGATCATCCTGCGTGTCGCTCTTTGTGTGCCGTGGCCCACTCTTTGCCAGCGTCAACAGTTGGCCCTGCATGAGCGCCTCCCGATGCTTCACCGCGTCTGTGGTGCGCCAGGAGTCGGTCAGAGCCTCACGCAGCTTCTCCATCATCGACTCCGAGATGGCCGTTGCCTTCAGGGCCAGATCCAGCTTCTCGTCTGCATTCGCCACCTTCTGCCGCATGACCACGCCGCTTTCCACCTCACTGGCATACCGGGCATGGATGCGGTGCAGAATATCCACATATTGCTTGATCTTGCCCGCCACAAAGTTATCTCGTGTGGACAGATGCTGCACCAGCTGATAGGATGTGCTAAAGAAGTCCTCATTCAGGTCTTCCAGGAGATCGATCTGTGCGACGTCCACATTGTCCGCAAACAGTTCTTCCAATGGCAACTCGGGCTCCACTAGGGCTTCTTTGGTAGCTCGAGGTCGAGAACCGCTGCGCTTTCGGGCGGACATTTTTGTGTTGGCCAAAGAAATTGCAGAATTCAATGCACAAAAGgtgcaaacgaaacgaaaatgtgtgtgtgggtgtgtgtaagtagggaaaaaagaaaactcccTGTGCAAAAGGAAACGTGTGGTGTAATGAATGAATTCAAACTGAAATTAATATCAACTACTACATGATGCTGATGTTTGCGGAGAGGCTTACTAGGAGAGCAATTGGAACAAGTTTCGTTTCTCGATAAGTTTctgaattaaatatttttgtggaagATATTTCCTGTTAATCCAAGACTCCCAACTATTATTACACTCGTTGCAAGTACTCGTTACAgattctaattctagtgttcgttcggcaaacaactcttttttgagttcaaaattttcagtaactttttataatattcaacacaaaactgaagtatctggtcaatgcggactcatctctgcgaccaaccaatttcgctgtagcgattaaatagcaaaacaaaaaaaaaaagtactcGTTACGTCTAGCACTCTCTATTCCAGAGTAGCTTAGTATTCCCTAGTATTCTCTTTTGCGGCATCCTCTTGTGCATCACGAGTCGAGCCACAATTTGTcctaaaaaaaccaaaaactttcaatctttttggattttatttacgcataaaattgcatttatttcttaaACAGAATTGTTTACAgattattttcgttttgttacacttattttttgttgttggttttataCAAGTCTGAatcagaaaatatatatatatatatatggtatggtatggtatggtatggtattgtattgtattgtatatgtGGTGTATCTTTACTGGATACTCGGTTactatttattgtattttttgtttgtttttgaaataCTTTTGAAATTAAGGGACTTCAGATTCCGATTACACACAGATTACAGGACTACCATACAACATATGCCATCGCAAGTCAAGAAAGAGGTGAACGAACGAGCGATCGAGCgttttacaaataaaattaattaatacatAAGAAAATTACgataaatcacaaaaaatgTTTCGCAAATTTTTGCTACAATTAACGGCTACTACGTCGTGGATCAATCCTTCCAATCAATGCTAGAAAAATATACACTTAtacgatatatatatatatatttgtccCGATATATATCGTTGGACCTTGGCTAGTGACAAAAAGATTGTTGCAATGTTTTAAAGCTAGAGCTAGGTGCTCCCCTAAAGCCCTCaatagaaaacagaaacagaaacagcgaaaaataaacactaacaaaaacgaaaatacGTATTCTTCGATCTACTATTGAAATGCTGGCCAAAACTTATAGCTGGCGCCCAGCCGTCGACAAGTCTGATTTGATATGAACAAAAATAGAGTCTTAAACCGAAGCATTACCTCACGTTTTgattgggttgggttggtcATTGTTTTTTGAggataaaacaaaataatatttatatacataattCTTTGATTATATATAgtcatttatatatatatgtataactgATCGATCTATTTATGCAAGCCCCCGCCGCTTTGTGCATGGGTTTGGGtttaggtttaggtttaggtttacgtataaaataaagaaaacaatttttgaagAACAATTGCGTTTCACAGTTTGCTTTTCCCATCTCCTGTCCACTCGCGTCACTTATTTTTTGGTCCTCAGCTGCGCTGAAAAGCGCCAATGGCCGGTCCTAAGAGGCGCTCGCCGTCTGCGCTCGTCCCGCCTGGCTCTGCATCTGTACGCCAACGCttgcggcggaggaggaggaacggACTTGGACCTCCCGCACATAGCAGTCGCGACAGACGCGTACTGCCTTGGTGAGGCCGTATTTGGGCAGTGGGGCGGTGGCATTCGAGCAGACGCCACAGAAGACGCCGCCACAGTTGCGACAGTGATGACGGCGCCGGAAGGCAGTGAAGGGCGTCTGGCAGGCCATGCAACGTGGCGCCTTGCCATCGGGTATCCAGGCTGGCGGCGCaagcgttgctgctgctgtcgctgctgctgtcgttgtggATGAAGGCATTTGGGTTTCGTTGTTGCTCTGCAGGCGGCGACGACTGCTGCCGCTTCGTGTGCTCACGGGGGAATTCTGttcggagctggagctggtcgAGGAGGCGCTGGAGGGCGTGTTGCTGCCCACGGAATTGTTGCGCTGACGCtgcagttgcacttgcacCTGATGCTGTTGCATCACccgctcctgttcctgctgctgctgctgctgcactgccgcTGGCATGCTCCTGGCAACAGTCTCCTGCTGATCACCCAGACTCCGACTACGCGTCACATGGTTACGGGTCGTGGcggaactgctgctgttgctgctgctcggattATCGATGGTGTTGTTGCGCTGCATTGTGGCGCCGGCAGAGTGGCGATTGCCAGCGCTGAACACATTGTCCAGCTCCGGGTTAACCTCCTCGGCTGAGTAAATGCTTTGATTGGAGCCGGCGCTCTCCTGTATCACATCATTTTCGGAGGCACGGAACTCAAACAGCTCCGACTCCTTTGTCTTTTCCGGTATCTCgatctgctcctcctccacagaCGACATATTCATGAGGAATACGCTGCGCAATATCTGCCTCAGGTCCGAGGCAAAGTTTGTCTGCAGCTGATCGGCCACGCCggcaatgcaaacaaacagtCGATGCAGCAGGTTCTCGGTGCTCCTACAAAAAGAGAGACTTAATTAttggttttcccttttctggGGTACGCAAAACTCACTTGAACTTTAGCCGTGCTGTGGTGTTGCGCATCGCCAGCGACACATCGTCTGAGAGCGAAGATGCGGCACTGGTGTCGCCACTGGCCAgaccctgctcctgctgctccacctccacgCTGGCCTCAATGCTGCAACGCTTACGTCCGCTGCGTGTCAGACGATGTGGATGCGGTTGATGGTGATGTGggtgcggatgctgctgctgcggctgcgtcgtctgatggtgatgatgatgatggtggcgatgatgatggcgatgactgtgactgtgactgtgactatGCCGTTGTCGGCTGCTCTGGAGGGTCTGCTGTGGGgtctgttgcggctgctgttgcccttgTTCCTCTGTCGTTTTGATTGTCTCTCCTTGGTCTCTGTGTGGTTCGCTGTCATCGCTGCTGGCTAGAAACAGCCGCTGCAGTGCAGCACTAGTACTgggctcctcctcatcctgctCTCTGTGCGCCGGCTGCTGGTCACCCGTTCCGTGCTCATCATCGTCTTCGCTGGCCACGAAGTTATCTGTGAGTGGAACCTGTTGCGGCTGCAGTAGATTTCCCAGATTTGTGTTGGGTATCAGATACCCAGAGGCACAGTCGGCTGCCACCATGTCCTTGAGCAGCTGATCCTCATCTGTATCATCCTCTGTGTCCTCCAGttcatcctcgtcctcatcctcatcctcctcctcctcgtcttcGTCATCGCCATCTGACCAATCGGCTGGGGGATTtgttgagctgctgctcaCAGCCGACGATGTCGAGGAGGCAATCGAATGCGAGGGCGTTGGCGATGGTGCCGGCGATGCTGTGGGCGTACTGCTGGCCGATAGCGACAACATGGACGGAGAGCGTGTCGGCAACGTTGTTGTGGCTTCGTTGCCATTctgctgattgttgttgttattacgCTGATCTACCAGTCGCTCCACAGTTCCCGAATCAACACCACCGAcagtgctgttgctgctgttgttattgttgctgcttgttgtcgCTGTGTCGCTATGCTCGGGTGTGGGTGCCTCAATGCTGCTCGAACCCACAGGCACCTGAAAGACAGAGAAATAATCAttagaaaaccaaaaatcaaaggaAAGTCCCTCGATTTCCCACCTTTGTGTTGATATCCTCATTGGTGCAGAGAAGTTTCTCCAATTGATACAGCTCCTGGTTGTTGAGGTTCCTCAGCAGATCCCGTATCTTGATGAGGATCGTGCGAAACGGACGAAACATCTCCGACAGCTGATCCCCAGGCATATCCATATCGAGCGGCCCCTTGGCATAGACCACAAGGCCGGCCACAATGGCGAGGCGAGGTATGGAGAACATCAGACCCGGATCGAAGGCATCCACCATATCCTGATCGAGCAGACCAATCTTCAGGGCACGCTGCAGCGTCTCCGAGAAGAGCACGCCGATCCACTGTTGCATCTCGTACTCGTGCCGCGACTTCACCTGCACCATGGCGCTCACGTAGCTCAGCTCGAACTCGGCAAAGAGGCGATCGAAGATCTTCAGGCTCTCGTACAGCTGCTCCGTGGTGAAGTCATTGAGGTCTAGGTGGAGGGTCTTGCTGTTCGGCACATTATTGCGCAGGCACTGATCCCTCAGCAGAACTCGCACATTGCCCAGACTCTTGGTGACGGCCTGGGCCAGCGGTCGCATCTCCTTGCTCTCCACCTCACGATTCATGATCGAAGAGCCGGCCGCCAGGCACTCGGCGCCGAACCACAGCTGTCCAGCGAGATTCTCCTGCAGCACTTCCTCGGGGAACTTGGCGCGAAACGCACGCGGATCGCGATCCTCGCCGAGCAGCTCCTCCATAATCAGATTTGTGATCGAAAGCACTTTGTCCTGTGGGGCAAAATAAATGGTTTTAGTGGTTGGCTTTACACGCCGCTTCGCTTCTCCTTTTTCTTACCTGATTCTGTCGCAGTCTGCTGACCAATCGGGAGCATCGATCCGGCTCCGCTCGTCCATCAAAGCTGTCCAGTTCACTGGCCACTGCCGTGAGGGAGCGATCAGCGTGGAAAAAGCGCGCCAACAGCGACTTGTCATCAGCCTGCAGAGGAGAGTTGGGGAAATGCGGATATTTTGTATGAGTAATAAGTTCAATGATAAGGCTTATCGCGCCAGAGCCAATTGCAACGCAAATTATTATCACTGAACCGCAAAGAGCGTGTGACAAGTGCAACGGGTCGTTGGATGGCAGTTGATGCCCGACGGTGGGGCAGTCGGTGGGGAAGTCGTGACTATGACTCAGCCAGCCACTAGACACGTAGACAGGCACAGACACGCCGACACCGACTGACGTTTAATTaaagctttgattttgttttttgttttttggtggaTTTCACAACAAATCATTAAAGCACGTATACATTGTATATGGCATCAAATGATGAGTAGGAGGTGTTATCTTTGGTAGACAATTAAGCAGATGCAAACCATGTATAAAGCAAGGGATGTGGATCCTTTTTCAATTGGGATTACGGATAAACTTTCTacgaaaataatttatttacaaaataaaacgtcATTATTTTAATCTTCACTTAAGAAAAAATGCTAGACGCACACGACTGAAGCCCATTATATCGAGATATATGAATTGAACTGGA from Drosophila subobscura isolate 14011-0131.10 chromosome O, UCBerk_Dsub_1.0, whole genome shotgun sequence encodes:
- the LOC117896323 gene encoding lateral signaling target protein 2 homolog isoform X3; protein product: MDTFRKWLNKPKADDKSLLARFFHADRSLTAVASELDSFDGRAEPDRCSRLVSRLRQNQDKVLSITNLIMEELLGEDRDPRAFRAKFPEEVLQENLAGQLWFGAECLAAGSSIMNREVESKEMRPLAQAVTKSLGNVRVLLRDQCLRNNVPNSKTLHLDLNDFTTEQLYESLKIFDRLFAEFELSYVSAMVQVKSRHEYEMQQWIGVLFSETLQRALKIGLLDQDMVDAFDPGLMFSIPRLAIVAGLVVYAKGPLDMDMPGDQLSEMFRPFRTILIKIRDLLRNLNNQELYQLEKLLCTNEDINTKVPVGSSSIEAPTPEHSDTATTSSNNNNSSNSTVGGVDSGTVERLVDQRNNNNNQQNGNEATTTLPTRSPSMLSLSASSTPTASPAPSPTPSHSIASSTSSAVSSSSTNPPADWSDGDDEDEEEEDEDEDEDELEDTEDDTDEDQLLKDMVAADCASGYLIPNTNLGNLLQPQQVPLTDNFVASEDDDEHGTGDQQPAHREQDEEEPSTSAALQRLFLASSDDSEPHRDQGETIKTTEEQGQQQPQQTPQQTLQSSRQRHSHSHSHSHRHHHRHHHHHHHQTTQPQQQHPHPHHHQPHPHRLTRSGRKRCSIEASVEVEQQEQGLASGDTSAASSLSDDVSLAMRNTTARLKFKSTENLLHRLFVCIAGVADQLQTNFASDLRQILRSVFLMNMSSVEEEQIEIPEKTKESELFEFRASENDVIQESAGSNQSIYSAEEVNPELDNVFSAGNRHSAGATMQRNNTIDNPSSSNSSSSATTRNHVTRSRSLGDQQETVARSMPAAVQQQQQQEQERVMQQHQRQQQQRLRRQPGYPMARRHVAWPARRPSLPSGAVITVATVAASSVASARMPPPHCPNTASPRQYASVATAMCGRSKSVPPPPPQALAYRCRARRDERRRRAPLRTGHWRFSAQLRTKK
- the LOC117896323 gene encoding lateral signaling target protein 2 homolog isoform X1; the protein is MDTFRKWLNKPKADDKSLLARFFHADRSLTAVASELDSFDGRAEPDRCSRLVSRLRQNQDKVLSITNLIMEELLGEDRDPRAFRAKFPEEVLQENLAGQLWFGAECLAAGSSIMNREVESKEMRPLAQAVTKSLGNVRVLLRDQCLRNNVPNSKTLHLDLNDFTTEQLYESLKIFDRLFAEFELSYVSAMVQVKSRHEYEMQQWIGVLFSETLQRALKIGLLDQDMVDAFDPGLMFSIPRLAIVAGLVVYAKGPLDMDMPGDQLSEMFRPFRTILIKIRDLLRNLNNQELYQLEKLLCTNEDINTKVPVGSSSIEAPTPEHSDTATTSSNNNNSSNSTVGGVDSGTVERLVDQRNNNNNQQNGNEATTTLPTRSPSMLSLSASSTPTASPAPSPTPSHSIASSTSSAVSSSSTNPPADWSDGDDEDEEEEDEDEDEDELEDTEDDTDEDQLLKDMVAADCASGYLIPNTNLGNLLQPQQVPLTDNFVASEDDDEHGTGDQQPAHREQDEEEPSTSAALQRLFLASSDDSEPHRDQGETIKTTEEQGQQQPQQTPQQTLQSSRQRHSHSHSHSHRHHHRHHHHHHHQTTQPQQQHPHPHHHQPHPHRLTRSGRKRCSIEASVEVEQQEQGLASGDTSAASSLSDDVSLAMRNTTARLKFKSTENLLHRLFVCIAGVADQLQTNFASDLRQILRSVFLMNMSSVEEEQIEIPEKTKESELFEFRASENDVIQESAGSNQSIYSAEEVNPELDNVFSAGNRHSAGATMQRNNTIDNPSSSNSSSSATTRNHVTRSRSLGDQQETVARSMPAAVQQQQQQEQERVMQQHQVQVQLQRQRNNSVGSNTPSSASSTSSSSEQNSPVSTRSGSSRRRLQSNNETQMPSSTTTAAATAAATLAPPAWIPDGKAPRCMACQTPFTAFRRRHHCRNCGGVFCGVCSNATAPLPKYGLTKAVRVCRDCYVREVQVRSSSSAASVGVQMQSQAGRAQTASAS
- the LOC117899248 gene encoding cilia- and flagella-associated protein 58; translation: MSARKRSGSRPRATKEALVEPELPLEELFADNVDVAQIDLLEDLNEDFFSTSYQLVQHLSTRDNFVAGKIKQYVDILHRIHARYASEVESGVVMRQKVANADEKLDLALKATAISESMMEKLREALTDSWRTTDAVKHREALMQGQLLTLAKSGPRHTKSDTQDDHISQQETRIRGMVYRERDRVAGELKDYQKRLELNRIYSETLDSVIQSLRETISGQQMRLKVLEAEGYKAQHKHRKDIEIYEERVMLMRKELDAAQQSLRALQLSEKEKLEVMAMNERLKLANEHLSRENYTVSRTFHHKQEEKNRLVLNLKISEDMNSALRRDNDDLEAYRRNIDRELKKKVDDAVLLERRFIQLSKKNSDLSDQIIVKDNEIKALEKKQAMTMVKLEEVTHQKDDIVRTRGKLQLEIVRVNDVAAGLRHGMAALRTQIQDVNVDLTRVNKKLDEKELDVQRIAREKREVAVELNEAHKKIEKIEESLQIKTERLELIQEELQRKHQDFMNAKKQMEIAHSERVMLLKTMDLCSRDRQILQSTVTRLTHQINQLSSTVAMNEKDISALHKDIDQLNSTIKQKQNEIHAKERLLASTRDDLREMKIRFEQSQHTIDEDEKRFKQISCTLEEVSKEKSLVGLQMVRRNDEVRLLREKEAIMQTALDRGTSQYNQRLEDIRLLKMEIVNVRMSHQCMQREVGNRATMRQDVVRLERQLLQERLRISACTAEMAIPLRIHRWRVMIGKDPRRYELIRKIQALLKRNIRLNVQLQNMSKQLQNSVRLYDTLKARIKHLPDPSVREKLSTQQRINRRQQNKLRAFKAELIINEIDLKSRDCLLKECQRQQQPNQSEANIAAEHKRRLDKYTEQYYHENSSASGYGFCKKRKVSQSA
- the LOC117896323 gene encoding lateral signaling target protein 2 homolog isoform X4, with product MDTFRKWLNKPKADDKSLLARFFHADRSLTAVASELDSFDGRAEPDRCSRLVSRLRQNQDKVLSITNLIMEELLGEDRDPRAFRAKFPEEVLQENLAGQLWFGAECLAAGSSIMNREVESKEMRPLAQAVTKSLGNVRVLLRDQCLRNNVPNSKTLHLDLNDFTTEQLYESLKIFDRLFAEFELSYVSAMVQVKSRHEYEMQQWIGVLFSETLQRALKIGLLDQDMVDAFDPGLMFSIPRLAIVAGLVVYAKGPLDMDMPGDQLSEMFRPFRTILIKIRDLLRNLNNQELYQLEKLLCTNEDINTKVPVGSSSIEAPTPEHSDTATTSSNNNNSSNSTVGGVDSGTVERLVDQRNNNNNQQNGNEATTTLPTRSPSMLSLSASSTPTASPAPSPTPSHSIASSTSSAVSSSSTNPPADWSDGDDEDEEEEDEDEDEDELEDTEDDTDEDQLLKDMVAADCASGYLIPNTNLGNLLQPQQVPLTDNFVASEDDDEHGTGDQQPAHREQDEEEPSTSAALQRLFLASSDDSEPHRDQGETIKTTEEQGQQQPQQTPQQTLQSSRQRHSHSHSHSHRHHHRHHHHHHHQTTQPQQQHPHPHHHQPHPHRLTRSGRKRCSIEASVEVEQQEQGLASGDTSAASSLSDDVSLAMRNTTARLKFKSTENLLHRLFVCIAGVADQLQTNFASDLRQILRSVFLMNMSSVEEEQIEIPEKTKESELFEFRASENDVIQESAGSNQSIYSAEEVNPELDNVFSAGNRHSAGATMQRNNTIDNPSSSNSSSIRCKCNCSVSATIPWAATRPPAPPRPAPAPNRIPP
- the LOC117896323 gene encoding lateral signaling target protein 2 homolog isoform X2, whose protein sequence is MDTFRKWLNKPKADDKSLLARFFHADRSLTAVASELDSFDGRAEPDRCSRLVSRLRQNQDKVLSITNLIMEELLGEDRDPRAFRAKFPEEVLQENLAGQLWFGAECLAAGSSIMNREVESKEMRPLAQAVTKSLGNVRVLLRDQCLRNNVPNSKTLHLDLNDFTTEQLYESLKIFDRLFAEFELSYVSAMVQVKSRHEYEMQQWIGVLFSETLQRALKIGLLDQDMVDAFDPGLMFSIPRLAIVAGLVVYAKGPLDMDMPGDQLSEMFRPFRTILIKIRDLLRNLNNQELYQLEKLLCTNEDINTKVPVGSSSIEAPTPEHSDTATTSSNNNNSSNSTVGGVDSGTVERLVDQRNNNNNQQNGNEATTTLPTRSPSMLSLSASSTPTASPAPSPTPSHSIASSTSSAVSSSSTNPPADWSDGDDEDEEEEDEDEDEDELEDTEDDTDEDQLLKDMVAADCASGYLIPNTNLGNLLQPQQVPLTDNFVASEDDDEHGTGDQQPAHREQDEEEPSTSAALHRQRHSHSHSHSHRHHHRHHHHHHHQTTQPQQQHPHPHHHQPHPHRLTRSGRKRCSIEASVEVEQQEQGLASGDTSAASSLSDDVSLAMRNTTARLKFKSTENLLHRLFVCIAGVADQLQTNFASDLRQILRSVFLMNMSSVEEEQIEIPEKTKESELFEFRASENDVIQESAGSNQSIYSAEEVNPELDNVFSAGNRHSAGATMQRNNTIDNPSSSNSSSSATTRNHVTRSRSLGDQQETVARSMPAAVQQQQQQEQERVMQQHQVQVQLQRQRNNSVGSNTPSSASSTSSSSEQNSPVSTRSGSSRRRLQSNNETQMPSSTTTAAATAAATLAPPAWIPDGKAPRCMACQTPFTAFRRRHHCRNCGGVFCGVCSNATAPLPKYGLTKAVRVCRDCYVREVQVRSSSSAASVGVQMQSQAGRAQTASAS